A single genomic interval of Halobacillus halophilus DSM 2266 harbors:
- a CDS encoding YebC/PmpR family DNA-binding transcriptional regulator, with translation MAGHSKWSNIKRRKGAQDAKRGKLFMKLAREIFMAARQGGGDPEMNPNLRLAVDKAKSNNMPNENIDRAIKKATGDLEGVNYEEYTYEGYGPGGVAVMVKVLTDNKNRTAADVRHAFNKNDGNLGENGCVSFMFDRKGYLVVDRGETEADEEELMLEAIEAGAEEMETTEDQFEIYAEPESFSDVKAALEKSGYSFVTSEVTMIPETYTPLDEEGVEKMLKLIDMLEDNDDVQEVYHNLDADEAILEKLS, from the coding sequence GAGTAATATAAAACGCCGAAAAGGTGCTCAAGACGCCAAACGGGGTAAGCTTTTTATGAAGCTGGCAAGAGAGATATTCATGGCTGCCCGGCAAGGCGGCGGGGATCCAGAGATGAATCCCAATCTCCGCTTAGCTGTAGATAAAGCTAAATCAAATAATATGCCAAATGAAAATATCGATCGTGCGATTAAGAAAGCAACAGGTGATCTTGAAGGAGTAAACTACGAAGAGTACACGTATGAAGGATATGGTCCTGGCGGAGTAGCCGTTATGGTTAAGGTGTTAACAGATAATAAAAACCGAACCGCAGCAGACGTGCGACATGCCTTTAATAAAAACGATGGAAATCTGGGTGAAAATGGCTGCGTCTCCTTTATGTTTGACCGCAAAGGCTACTTAGTGGTGGATCGCGGTGAAACAGAGGCGGACGAAGAAGAGTTGATGCTTGAGGCAATCGAAGCCGGAGCGGAAGAAATGGAAACAACAGAGGATCAATTCGAAATTTATGCTGAACCTGAATCCTTTTCTGATGTTAAGGCTGCGCTTGAAAAAAGCGGGTATTCATTTGTGACGAGTGAAGTTACGATGATTCCAGAAACATACACGCCTCTGGATGAAGAGGGCGTAGAAAAGATGCTTAAATTAATTGATATGCTTGAGGATAATGATGATGTGCAAGAGGTATATCATAACTTAGACGCAGATGAAGCCATCTTAGAGAAATTATCTTAA
- the ruvB gene encoding Holliday junction branch migration DNA helicase RuvB: protein MEDRMISGELQETDQDIELSLRPETLKQYIGQDQTKRNLHIFIEAAKMREEPLDHALLYGPPGLGKTTLASIIANEMGVQFRTTAGPAIERAGDLAAILSSLEPGDVLFIDEIHRLPRSVEEVLYPAMEDFCLDIVVGSGPSARSMRLDLPPFTLVGATTRAGLLSAPLRDRFGVHSRLEYYETEALCSIVERTADIFHVEIDFNAAVEIARRSRGTPRIANRLFKRVRDIAQVKGESVISLETTQEALEMLQVDAEGLDYIDHKLLKGIMDGFRGGPVGLDTISATIGEESQTIEDVYEPFLLQIGFIQRTPRGRVVTPKAYAHFHREVPGT from the coding sequence GTGGAAGATCGAATGATTTCCGGCGAGTTGCAGGAGACAGATCAGGACATTGAACTTAGTTTGAGACCAGAAACGCTCAAACAGTATATTGGTCAGGATCAGACTAAACGAAATCTGCATATTTTTATTGAAGCAGCAAAGATGAGAGAGGAACCTCTGGACCACGCACTTCTCTACGGCCCTCCGGGGCTCGGGAAAACGACGCTTGCTTCTATTATTGCCAATGAAATGGGTGTGCAGTTCAGGACAACGGCTGGACCTGCCATTGAGAGGGCCGGAGATCTGGCCGCAATTTTATCTTCACTAGAGCCTGGGGATGTTCTTTTTATAGATGAAATTCATCGATTACCAAGATCAGTAGAAGAGGTGCTCTATCCTGCGATGGAAGATTTTTGTCTGGATATTGTTGTAGGCAGCGGACCCAGTGCGAGATCGATGCGCCTTGATCTCCCTCCCTTTACTCTGGTCGGAGCCACCACAAGGGCAGGATTATTATCGGCGCCGCTTCGTGATCGGTTCGGAGTCCACAGCAGATTGGAATATTACGAAACAGAGGCATTGTGCTCAATAGTAGAGAGGACAGCTGATATTTTTCATGTAGAAATTGATTTTAATGCTGCTGTGGAAATTGCCCGTCGTTCGAGGGGAACACCGCGGATTGCCAACCGCTTATTTAAACGGGTACGTGATATAGCTCAGGTCAAAGGTGAATCCGTGATCTCTCTCGAAACGACCCAAGAAGCGTTAGAAATGCTTCAAGTAGACGCTGAAGGCCTGGATTATATAGACCACAAGCTTTTAAAAGGCATTATGGATGGATTTCGAGGGGGACCAGTGGGGCTTGATACTATTTCGGCTACAATTGGAGAAGAGTCTCAGACGATTGAAGATGTGTACGAGCCGTTTCTTCTTCAAATTGGATTTATACAAAGAACTCCGCGTGGACGTGTCGTAACACCTAAAGCATACGCTCACTTCCATAGGGAGGTGCCCGGAACTTGA
- the queA gene encoding tRNA preQ1(34) S-adenosylmethionine ribosyltransferase-isomerase QueA, giving the protein MDIKQYDFELPEELIAQVPLQDRSSSRLMVCDRSAETIEHYHFSDIERLLKPGDCLVLNDTRVLPARLFGAKEDTGGKVEVLLLHQDTKDEWDVLIKPAKKVKPGTRIVFGDGQLIAECTEMQEHGGRKVRFSYEGIFMEVLESLGEMPLPPYIKEQLSDRERYQTVYAKEEGSAAAPTAGLHFTNELLENLQASGVTIAYLTLHVGLGTFRPVSVDKVEDHDMHAEFYQVSQETADQLNQVKKQGGRIISVGTTSTRTLETIIRDYGTFQEASGWTDIFIYPPQKLKAIDGLITNFHLPKSTLIMLVSAFAGREFVLEAYARAVENKYRFFSFGDAMLIV; this is encoded by the coding sequence ATGGATATTAAGCAGTATGATTTTGAACTGCCCGAAGAGCTTATTGCTCAGGTACCGCTTCAGGATCGTTCTTCTTCACGCCTCATGGTTTGCGACCGGAGTGCTGAAACAATAGAACATTACCATTTTTCAGATATTGAAAGGCTATTAAAGCCAGGCGACTGCCTCGTTTTAAATGATACACGCGTACTTCCGGCCAGGCTATTTGGTGCAAAAGAAGACACGGGAGGAAAAGTAGAAGTTCTTCTCCTCCATCAAGATACGAAAGACGAGTGGGATGTACTTATCAAACCTGCTAAAAAAGTAAAACCAGGTACTCGTATTGTGTTTGGAGACGGACAGTTAATAGCTGAATGCACGGAGATGCAGGAACATGGAGGAAGAAAAGTCAGGTTCTCTTATGAAGGGATTTTTATGGAAGTGCTGGAATCCCTTGGTGAGATGCCGCTTCCCCCTTATATTAAGGAGCAGCTGTCGGACAGGGAACGTTACCAGACTGTGTACGCGAAGGAAGAAGGGTCTGCAGCAGCACCTACTGCCGGTCTTCATTTTACGAACGAACTACTTGAAAACCTTCAAGCTTCCGGTGTAACGATAGCCTATCTCACCCTTCATGTCGGACTTGGAACCTTTCGTCCTGTTAGTGTCGATAAGGTGGAAGACCACGATATGCATGCTGAGTTCTACCAAGTATCTCAAGAAACGGCTGACCAATTGAATCAGGTGAAAAAACAGGGAGGTCGAATAATCTCTGTAGGTACTACCTCCACAAGGACTTTGGAAACAATCATCCGTGATTACGGAACTTTTCAGGAAGCTAGCGGCTGGACGGATATATTTATCTACCCACCCCAAAAGCTGAAAGCGATTGACGGACTGATTACGAATTTTCATCTGCCTAAATCCACGCTGATTATGCTGGTCAGTGCCTTTGCAGGTCGTGAATTTGTTCTGGAAGCATATGCTAGAGCTGTGGAGAATAAGTATCGATTCTTCAGCTTTGGAGATGCGATGTTAATTGTTTAG
- a CDS encoding DUF2905 domain-containing protein, whose translation MTGFGKIFIVIGIVFIVIGLLWSFVGRLPGDLSFKKGNTTFYFPIMTSIVASIVLSLIFYIIGKIR comes from the coding sequence TTGACTGGGTTCGGAAAAATATTTATTGTTATAGGGATTGTGTTTATCGTGATAGGACTTTTATGGAGTTTTGTTGGCAGACTTCCAGGGGATTTGTCTTTTAAAAAAGGGAATACAACCTTTTATTTTCCAATTATGACGTCCATTGTTGCGAGTATTGTTCTATCACTTATATTTTATATTATTGGTAAAATACGCTAA
- the ruvA gene encoding Holliday junction branch migration protein RuvA: MITYVKGQLSLIEDASITLETGGIGYEILCATPYNFQDYLNREIKIHTYHYIREDQQILFGFRKKEDKQLFAQLLNVSGIGPKGALAILGTVSVPEFVSAIEQEDDKYLTKFPGVGKKTARQMILDLKGKLIVWLPDEQNEDTIFYQEELTSKEKRERIEDALEALKALGYTEKEIKLARTELQKTNEGSVDDYVRQGLQILMKS; encoded by the coding sequence ATGATTACTTATGTAAAAGGACAATTAAGCTTAATTGAAGATGCGTCTATAACTCTTGAAACAGGTGGTATCGGTTATGAGATTCTATGTGCTACCCCTTACAACTTTCAAGATTATTTGAACCGCGAGATAAAAATTCATACATACCACTATATACGAGAAGATCAACAAATATTATTTGGCTTCAGAAAAAAAGAAGATAAACAGCTGTTCGCCCAGCTTTTAAATGTTTCAGGGATCGGTCCAAAGGGTGCTTTAGCTATACTTGGTACGGTTAGTGTCCCCGAATTTGTTTCAGCTATTGAACAGGAAGACGATAAGTACTTAACTAAATTCCCTGGTGTCGGAAAGAAGACCGCCAGGCAGATGATATTGGACTTAAAAGGCAAATTGATTGTATGGCTCCCTGATGAGCAGAATGAAGATACAATTTTCTATCAAGAGGAACTGACTTCAAAAGAGAAAAGAGAGCGTATAGAAGATGCACTTGAAGCATTAAAGGCTTTGGGTTATACAGAAAAAGAAATTAAATTGGCACGAACAGAACTTCAAAAAACCAACGAAGGCAGTGTTGATGATTATGTCAGACAAGGGTTACAGATACTGATGAAGTCATAA
- a CDS encoding intercompartmental signaling factor BofC, which produces MNRWLWIIPASLIFAGWQWFGAEEEVSLRAEDLSYHRTVINKTEENSVETLVNPEPLTIKVVLKQHYLDGVTETIHKEETIWSMVDFWSTYEGWSIESQELDQIVFKRQVEDISPLTKQQGYFGLTEDGELAVFEGTPSQGKVIESFKPIPIEPLESKRKSELKDGIKIKDASHFEQVVKQYAGEEQPL; this is translated from the coding sequence ATGAATCGATGGTTATGGATTATACCGGCCAGTTTAATTTTTGCAGGATGGCAATGGTTTGGTGCGGAAGAAGAAGTCTCTCTTAGAGCAGAGGATTTATCTTATCATAGAACGGTGATTAATAAAACAGAAGAAAATTCTGTGGAAACTCTAGTGAATCCGGAACCTTTAACGATAAAGGTAGTATTGAAACAGCATTATCTCGATGGTGTAACGGAGACCATTCATAAGGAAGAAACAATATGGTCTATGGTGGATTTCTGGTCGACTTATGAAGGATGGTCCATAGAATCACAGGAGCTGGATCAGATCGTTTTCAAAAGACAAGTAGAAGATATCTCACCACTGACTAAGCAGCAGGGGTATTTCGGACTTACGGAAGATGGAGAATTGGCCGTATTTGAGGGGACTCCTTCCCAGGGGAAGGTTATAGAATCCTTTAAACCTATCCCTATAGAACCATTAGAATCGAAGAGGAAGTCAGAATTGAAAGATGGCATTAAAATCAAAGATGCCTCTCATTTCGAGCAAGTCGTTAAGCAGTATGCTGGAGAAGAACAGCCGCTATGA